In Dryobates pubescens isolate bDryPub1 chromosome 16, bDryPub1.pri, whole genome shotgun sequence, the sequence TTTGTATTAGTAGGATGGAAGCATATTCCATAAATACAGATGCTGAGAAAGCCACTGATTTGGCAGCTGCAATGCCCTGACAGGGCTATAGGAAGGAAGCAGCCTGCCAGTTGGCAAAGGCAGCTCCTGGTCTGGAAGATGCAGCAGCAAGTGTTCATGCACAGCGCAAGGACAGTCATGGAAAGAAAATGGTGCTCTTCaggcttgtgtgtgtgttttctgtttgttttggggggctgttgttttggtggggtttggttggtgttttttgtttggtttgtggtgtgGGCTGAGACTCCTGTAGTTCAACAAAGGACGTACTTCTTTACCAGGGCTCATGATTAATGGACATGATGAAATTTGCACTCTAGGATCAGTTTCTAATGATGCTATTTGGTTGCCTCTCTCTGGATTTAACATTCCCAAATTGCACTTTCTGGCTGCTCCCTCGCCAGGCCAAGTTGTTAGCTCAGGGTAGGAGGAGGGAGTCTCCGGtctttgtgttttgggtttgtgggttttggtttggttttttgtgagATCACAGCTGATACAAATCGGTGGTTGTATCAAGCCTGtgacctcctttttaccctCTGCCCTTTGGAGCccgctgtggatgctcccttaCCATTGGAAAATAAATTTTACTTTGGCAAGCGGTCAGGCTGTGCCTCTGGAAGTTTTTTCCGTCTTTTTCAACTGGAAGCACCAAATGCCTTTTTCTGACAGTGCATGAAATAGCTGGAAATCCTGGGATACTCCTCAGAAGAGTGCCGTGTTTTTTTCCTGCGTCCTCATGTCAGGCAGGAGCGGGACACAGGCTTGTTCGGAAGGTAAGGGTGCCACCTCGTGGggtccctctgcacagcacccTGGCCTGCCGAGGAGACAAGGtgacagcagccctgaagacAGTGACTGAGTACTTTGAGCCTCCTCAGATGCCGGGGAAAGACTCTTGTTTGCTCTGTGCTCTTTTCAGATCTATTTGCAAGGACGACACGTTACCAGTGCCATTCATATGGCAGCTGCAGCTAAAACTGTTAGAAAAAGAGTTCATAGAGTTTAGTCTTTCTAATTTGCAATGCTTTCTCCCCTCTGAGCAGCTAAGGGTGCTGAAACTCTGGAAGTAATATGGTTTCACAGAATTTCAGTGccaaagaaagaaatcagcGGGACTTGTGCTCTTAAATGGTTTGAGACATCCTACTTGTTATTGTCTATGTCTCATAAATGCGCTGCTGCAGTGGGACAGGTCTGCAGATCGccttcatagagtcatagaatcaataaggttggaaaagtcctcaaagatcatcaggttcaaccTTCATGGGAAGGACAGCTGGCTGCCATGGGATCCTGTCACTATCAGACAAGGCACACGTGAGCCTGCTGTTGCTCGAAGGACAAAATGACAACAGGTATTTATTTAATGCTTCATAAATGTTGTTCTGCAGGTGGCTGGAGCCACCCCTCCTGCACTTGCTGATAAGCTGTTTGCAGTTCACTGGTGTGAAAATTCATTACATCAGTGCAGGACCTGCAGAGAAACTGCTTGTTCCTCCTTCTGGAGAttgcagcagaggcagacaaTACATCACTGCCTTCAGCCCGGGGTCCCTGCATCACTTTATCAATAACTTCAGTGGAATACATCAGGATATGACTTCAGGCAGCAGGCTTTCTGCTAGGCCCTAACTAATGCTGGCTAAAAGCAACCTGGTCGAGCAGGTTactggagagagagggagagagagagcgggagggagagagaaggagagggagagagagagggcgAGTGAGGGCAAGTGAGCGAGTGCCTGAGGCTGGGAAGGTACCAGGCCTGCTcctactctctgctctgcactgagcTCACTGTTCCTTCCTGCTCCCTTTGTCACTGTCTAGCTGGGACACTCAAATGGGACGAGGGCGGTCAAGGAGCATGAGGCAGGAGGGGTGCTCTGTAGGCCCCCCCACACCACGCCTGCCCAGAGGACGGGGCCGATGGCGCTCTgcatcccccagcacagcagccaggccgCCCACCCCTAgagcccctgcctcccctcaggGCCTTGCCTCAACCAGGCCTCTCCTCCGTCCTACTACACCACAGATGGCAGAGGCGGGGAAGCCACCCATGCAGCTTGTTTATGTCAACTGCTTTGGCTCCCACCGCTGTGGGCCCATTCTCCGCTACAGCAGGGGCTGCCGACAGGCTGAGGTGGGCCAGGCTAAGCCCACGCTTTCCTGGCCAAGCCCCACAGGGAAGGCTAGGAGGCAGAAGAAGACCACCCTGGTGCCCAGAGATGTGGCCATCCCTGCCACCTcgggcagggcacaggaggtGGGGAGCTGTGACCTGATGAGGCATGTCAGCAGCTGTCACGGTAAGTGTCACTGACCTCTGTGACCTGGGCACtggagagcacagggctgagtcCCTGCCCTGTCTTCCGCTTCTGTCGGGAAACCATTTCCCTGCAGTGTGCTGATGATCCTGGCCCACTGGGGGCTTCCCTCTCAGTCAGGCTGTCCATGTTGAGGGCTGAAGGTAGCATAACTGGGGTTTACTTAATGTGCCCCTGTACAGTCAGACTGTGGATTTGGGCAGGAGGTGGAAGATGATCTTAAACTTAGGAATGAAAAATGCAATCTTTTTGCCCTGATTTCTTAAGCTGCTGAGCTTACAGCATCCCCATCCTGTAAGGTGAGTTGGCTGTCTGCAGTGCCTGTCCTTTCTTGTGATAGCAATAAGGCAAAAAATAGCCTACATCCAACAGGGCTGCTTTGTtatggagtggctggagagctgccaaacagaaagagacctgggggtactgattgacagctggccgaacatgagccaacagtgtgcccaggtggctaagaaggtgaatggcatcctggcctgtatcaggaatggtgtggccagcaggagcagggaagtcattctgcccctgtactctgcactggttaggccacaccttgagtcctgtgtccagttctgggcccctcagtttaagaaggacattgagactcttgaacgtgtccagagaagggcaacgaggctggggagaggcctcaagcacaagccctatgaggagaagagaaggctcaggggagaccttactgctgtttacaactacctgaagggtggttgtagccaggaggggggtggtctcttctcccaggcaaccagtaccagaacaagaggacacagtctcaagctgtgccaggggaagtttaggcttgcggtgaggagaaagatcttcacagagagagttgttagccattggaatgtgctgcccagggaggtggtggagtcgccatccctggaggtgttcaagaggggattggacgtggcacttggtgccatggtttagtactcatgaggttttgggtgacaggttggacctgatgatctttgaggtcttttccaaccttgtcaattgtatgattctattacATGCTGAACTTGTGGCTCTTTCCTGCCTCTTCTGTAGAGATTCCTGCCCAACCAGAGACCCACCATGTTGCTGGCTCCCTCATTGCTGTGACAACTCAAAGATATTTCttaatttgctttctttgtGACTGTGACCAAAGAAAGTTGGGATGGGCATGGGTGTGGTTGCCTTCTTttataaaagcaaacaaaaaagattAGGCAGTTTTCAACTGGTTGTGATCTGTTATAAAACATAGCTCTGCTACACAGGAaaaaatgcaatgaaaatgGTGAACGTGCACTGGCTTCTGGAGAAGAAGCCTGGGAGTAAGCTGGAAATGAAGGGTGTAACCAATAGGGTGGTCTTGAATTCTACTAACTTTTTGTTTTTGAGATATTTTAAGTTTCTtgtatttttccttccctttaaaGCTGTTTTTCCAAAGAGGCGGTCTGTGGCTATCAGTAGCTCAAAGCCTTGCTCCGGAGATGTAGCTGCCTTAGAAACCTGGTGTTGGGGCTGTGGTTGCCTGGAGCATGCTGGCTTGCCTGAAGCCTTGCTGCATGCAGGAAGGGTTAGGCATGCATCTGTGACCACCTTCAACAGCCCCACAAGGGTTGACCTTTTGCTCATGCCCTGCCTGTCCAACAGCTCCTTGGAAAGCTCCTGTCCTCAACCCCCTAGGAACTCACCTAGACCTTTCCTCTTTGTGACTGTCTTGAGTCCAAAAGATCAAGTTGCCCTTCTTGATTAGTTTTTTTTAGTGCTAGCAGAGGTGATTTGTCTGGTTGCTTGCATCAGTCTACTCACCTCCTCCTTAAGCTCAGGCAGAATTTTAGTAGCTGCCATAGCAAGGGGAAAAACTGGGAATTAAAAGCTGGTTTGTATTGCTCAGAAACCTATTGTCTTGATTTTTGGCTGCCATACGGTTTTGAGATCCATTTTGTGGAGTTTGCCCCATAGTTATGAGAGAGGAAGTAAGCAAAGCAATAGTCAGTATGATGATATCCTGTAACCTGCTGGGACCAAAAGTAAGTATCCCTCTGGAAGACCTACAGCTTCCTCAGGAATATATTGTAAACACTTGGAATATGCTTTCTAAACTCTCTTCCTAGGTGACCTTCGAGAGGCTAAAGCTGACACCTTtgactttcccttcccttcaagAAATGTTGATAAAGTAATTAAACGAAAGAAGCAAAAGGTATTAAAAGTGGGAGCTGAATTAGCTGCCTTTGCATTTGAGAGAATTACTTCCTGCTTGTTCTGTGTATGTCTGTGAGAATGTGTGAGGGAGACTGAATTGAATTGGTAGTCTGTTACCGAAAACCTTacttacagaaaagaaaaatggtattattttccctctctggaggctttAAAGTCCTGGCTCTCATTCAATAAAGCACTTAAGTGTGTGCTTACCTTGAAAAATGAGGATATGGTGTTGACTTAAAGCCTGTACTGGAATGGTTTGTGGGATTGTGGCCAGGGTGCTGCACACCTTGCTGGGTGAAACCCAGCAGGGaaaaagctctgcagctcctcttcctcttgtaTTTTAAGCAAAGAAAACCTACAGGTTACAAATAAGCAAAGACACCAATCAGAGGTATTAACAGCATACTGCTGGCAATCCAAAAATCACTTTCTGTTTCACAAATGCATTTCTGTTCCTGTTCAGTAGTTCAACAAATACTTGAAATTTTAAAAGGCACAGTTGATAAGACAGTAACTCATTATGAGATTTTGGTAATGTGTGAAGCACAAGTAATCAGCTAGTCTGCAATATAGTAATGTCACAGATACTTGATTTAAAACCAGCAAAATACTACTGACTTCAGAGGAACAGCTAATAACATACTACAGTATTGCTCTTCCAGTACATTAAATAGTCTTCCAGAAGAATGAGGACTATGTATTATGTTTTAGCAATAATTGTCCATGAGAAAGAAATTACCTTAAGATTTAAACTAGTTTCACGGATGGGGTCCAGCAAAAGTCATAATGGTAGCATGTTAACAGCCACTTACAGTTGCTAGGCTGCCTCTCTCTCTGAATGCCTTTGTCAAAGGTTCCAATTCAATATTTCCAGCACACAGGCTTGAAATGTCGCCACTCTAGGTGGAACCTTATTCCTCTAAAATAAAGGTCATCAAGATCTTTATACCAGATTCATATAGATTTTGACATGAAATAGACAAGGCTGTTGCTGTTCTGCAGTTTGAGCATGGGGTCTGAATTGTGTGGCTGTTGAAAGATTTGGAAAGATTGCATGAGAGAGATTTTGttccttgaaaaaaaataagcaaTCTTAGCTTTCCCTCCCGTTTTGGATGACTTTGAAGAGAGCTTAATGGCTTTACACACTTTCATATGCTGTTCTTATCTAGAAGGGCACTTCACAAGTCCTGGATAAACAACAGTTCTAGGAGGATGAATGTGAATGAAGGAGGGTATCTCATGTGGGAAAACATGGagtaatttatatatatatatatttatatatattactTTTAAATAGAGTTGATTCTTCCTATTTTATATCCCACACATATGTCCCTCCTCTACATCTCCCCCCTTCAAAATCCTCACAAAAACCATCTGGACTTCACAGTCATGCTGTAGAATTCAACATTCTGCATTACAGATGTTTTACTGCAAACTTCTTATAtgcttcagtgaaaaaaaaaaagttccatttaatttttcagTCCAAAGTCTGGTTTAAGGTCTGGAAAGTCATTTCAAAAATGACTGAAGAAAATGAGAAGTTCAGAAGACGCCTCTTGGCTTGCAGTCAGCTTAATGGAGAAGGTAGGCACTGAACTGATGATGTTTGATATTACTAGAGGAAGCAAATTATTAATGCAAGTGCTTGGACATAAGGTCCCTGAGTTTAAGGTTAATTCAACTGTTTGGGTAGTAAGTTTTTAAACTCACAAATGATGGAATTCCTGACATACTTTAAACAGTTGTAGCTGTATTTGAGAATGCCTTGTGTAAGAGACTTCTGTGTATGCAGTAAGGAGGAAGGGTGGCAAAAGTGTTTGCTGCAGTCTGACATGAACACCATGAACACAAAAATACCTGCAAGCTTTTCTGAACACATGAAATATGTCTTTCACAGAGCAATCTAAGACAGTACTTGTTTGAATAATAACATTTTTTGTGGTTCATGTAGAAAAATAGTGGTTGGCTTCATGCAGACAATAAGTAAATTAGATGTTCCCCAAAGGTAGCTGTAATACAATTTAACATAACCATCAAACATGTTCTCACACTGTGCCCTGAATACAGCTATTTCATTACTGGAAAATGACTCAGGAATTAAAACTGGTGCTCTGCATCAAGCCAACTTCAATTAGAGACATTGTAGTTGCTGCACAATTTAAGATAATACAGTGCATGCTTACAAATGTAATTGGAATTTCCAGCCTCACAGCCTGATGAGTTTTTAGGCAATGGAGGCTGCTAATCCATGAAGAGTTACCAGACAAGGTAAAAAATAGCATCTTCCACACAGAACTTCTGCTTAGGTTATATTTGAGTGGATGGAAGTTTTCCACATACGGGCATGTTAGGGTAGGTACCAAAATGTATGCCCGTTGTTGCCTGCATTCTCTTTTTGTACCATGTTGTGTTGCACTGATTATTTTCTTGGCATGCATGTGCACATCTATTCCCTCAAAAATTTTCttcatgaggaaaaaaagacacaagTGCGATTCTGGTTCAAAACAGAAATCTGCCTACCCCAGTGAATGTGTCCTCTTACCTATAGCTGATGTTCTTGGGGTAGTAGGAGAAACTCCACAATGTGCTGCAACAATATATTCCACAATTAGTCTGCATCATTTGGAAAAGCACATCTTCTGTTTGCCTTAAAGCCAGCTCCTGATTAATTCTGGTATTATGAGATGCTGAGTATTAATTATGTGCTATTCACAGTCCTGATACCAATTAAGATTCCACTGGCCTCTGTGATATTTCTGTGCTGAGGAGTTCCAGTCTactaaatctctcctcataTGCAAACTGTTTCCTGGCTCTGATAGTCCTTATTCTCTTACCTTTGCCATCAATTAAAACACTGTCTGCTTCTCTATATGGTGCAATGTTCATCCAGATTATTGCTCATTTATTTTTGCTGTATTGAGAAAGCAGCTGTAACACTGTATCTCTATCTGTACTTATGCCTGTGTGAGCATGGGCACTCTTCCTCCTGAACTCAACTCTTCCTGATAaggcaggaggggtttggtgaAGAGGGATTGGTGTCTTTTGGGTCAGTAGTGACTTCTGCTCTAACAACTTTTGCAGAAGCCAATGTAACACTGCGCTTCTCTACCTAATCTGCCAGCTTCTGCATACTTGCTTCTACAGCTTAGCTCACTGCAGATGTTTTTGTGTACAGTTAAGATGTATGTATTATGGATATGGATTAGTAGCTttagaagagtagatttagactggatgttaggaacaagttctttactatgagggaacagtggtacaggttgcccagggaggtagctgatgccccatccctggtcatattgaaggtgaggctcaacaagcctctgggccacctgatctagttgaagatgtccctgcttattgcagaggAGGTCggactaaatgaccttcagaggtcccttccaacccaaaccagtctatgattctatggatgtGCACATGCAGGGCACTGAAGAACAAAAATGTCTTCCAGGATTTGAGTCTGCTCGCTTTCAATGAAAGTGAGAACAAGAGAAATGAGACAAGGAAAAACAGGAGTAGAAAACAATTAAGTCACTGCCTCCACAATTTCAAGTTACTGTGaaagcccctgaaattctgctgATATGTGATCTCCTGGGTGGATTTACGGTCTTGAACATAATGATTGctaatttgcttttctgtttgttatGGATATGCAATGTGCTGCCATGCCAGGCTTGTGGACAGACAGGGCCCATTCTCTTTTCAGATACTCATTTCTTTTTGTCATCTGGAAGGAGCACATTGTCTTTATTATTAATTTCCATTAACttaaacccaaatcaaaccaatcAACtaaccaccccctccccacacaacATTTACTCTATCCTTAATTGTACCTCATTTATCAGAAGCCTCAACTGAGAATTCACAAAGCTCTATTTAGGTGAAAACCATAAATTCTAATGCCTGCTTTCTAATTAGCAGATTTTATACAATATCAAATCAAAGAGATAAGTCTTCTATCAATCTGATTTTTGTCATTAAACAAGAAACAAATGGAATAATCATAGCAATTGATTAGATCTGGACCAACAAATCTAAATAAACTAGGTtcatttttatcttttctttttactaGATTAATAAAGCTAGAAAATTAGTGCTGCATTTTATTGCCTGTGTAAATAGTATTtttgagagaagaaaaatatacTTGAATTCCAATGCTACCTATTTAGTCCTTGAAATGTTGCAATTAAGATTAGATTCATTGTGACTAAAACTGACAATGTTCCCCTGTATAATATTCCCCACCAGGTAATGGCAGGAACCAAAGCTCACAGAATGAGGTGTCCTGCCTGGACAGGGTATGTATGGAGTCCATTAATTGCAAGCTTAAAGGCTAAAATGGGCAATCCAAGCCTATTAAAAGATTGATATTGTTTAATGTTATGAATAAGTAGTGGTTGTATTATTCAGTGTTGCTGACATTGGGCTCAAATGGTTTTAAAGACTTCAGTCATGTTTGGGAAGCAGAATagctctgtcctcagcaggaAGGGCAGCGTGTACTGCCAAGGCTGGGAGGTGGATTTTGCATTTCTGCTGAtctaaatcattctgtgatggaCTACAGTGAGATCCAAAGAATCTGAACAGACTCTCTATTTGTCACACTTTacatgtgtgttttttttttttttttaaatatattaaaatgaATGCAACACTTCTCTCTTActgcttcctttttccccctctaggAGTCATCTCTATTTGGCTGGGCagcaagaaaataaaggaagatCCAATCCAAAAGGAAAGCTAGAAATGGTGGAGGTTTTCATTTTGATGTAGTTCTTACTGAAGTTGGTGGCAAAGACTGCAAATGATTTCAGTGAGCACAGGttctctgttgtttgtttggcatATGTGCTTCTGCTGTTTAAGAGGTTTGTTTTTACAGTGGCTTTTAAACAGCTCTGTTGTGAGAGAGTTATTTCAAGCCATTAAGTCTAGTGTTTCACTTAGCTATTAGTTTTCAAAAGTGTTTAAGGGAGCATAATATTGTGACAGTTTCCTTGAGAAAGAATAGATACACATTTAGTGTTGACTCTCTATTTATATCTGGGTTTTTCTAGCTTGTCAGAATCATAAACAAACAAGTTCAGTGAGGCAGAACTCCCTACAAGATATAAAGAAAcacttttttcttctgctcttttttttttttcctgactgatTTGAATAAATTTGACTTTATTATattaaaataatacaaaatTACCCTTCTGTTCACTCATCCATTTATACATGAATCTCAGCAAGTATTTTGAATATGAAACCAGGTGAATGTTTTCTGTCTTGCTGCTCATTGTGAAGCACATAATGATATCATCATAATCAGAAGGTATTGTTTACCTAGCTGACTTCAGTAACACAATATCATTTTC encodes:
- the C16H5orf47 gene encoding uncharacterized protein C5orf47 homolog, yielding MRQEGCSVGPPTPRLPRGRGRWRSASPSTAARPPTPRAPASPQGLASTRPLLRPTTPQMAEAGKPPMQLVYVNCFGSHRCGPILRYSRGCRQAEVGQAKPTLSWPSPTGKARRQKKTTLVPRDVAIPATSGRAQEVGSCDLMRHVSSCHGDLREAKADTFDFPFPSRNVDKVIKRKKQKSKVWFKVWKVISKMTEENEKFRRRLLACSQLNGEGNGRNQSSQNEVSCLDRESSLFGWAARK